The segment CATCGTCGACTACGCCGGCCTGCCCACCGCACCGCCGCCGGGAGCAGCGACGGCCCAGGCCCAGGCCCGGGTGGTGCCGGCCGCCGAGGAGAGCTCGACCTCCGGAACCAACGTGCCGCTGATCCTGGCCGCGCTCGGCGGCGGGCTGGCCGCGGGCGTCGTCGCGACCCGGCAGCTCGTCGGCAACCGCCGGTCGGCCTACCGGTCACGGCGGACCCGCTACTACGCCGACTGAATTCCGGCTGGTCAGGTGCGGCTGGCGCCGGCCTCCGGGCCGGCGAGCCGCTGGGCCAGCCAGACCGGGATCACCGACAGGATGATCAGGACGGCGGCGACCACGTTGACGATCGGCGCCTGGTTCGGCCGGAACAGGTTGTTGAAGATCCAGATCGGCAGCGTGGTCACCCCGGGGCCGGCCGTGAACGTTGTCACGATGATCTCGTCGAAGGAGAGCGCGAACGCCAGCAGACCGCCCGCCAGCAGCGCTGTCCGGATCATCGGGAACGTGATGTAGCGGAACGTCTGCCACGGCGACGCCCCCAGGTCGGCCGAGGCGTCCTCCAGGTTGGTGCCGGTGCGCCGCAGCCGGGCCAGCACGTTGTTGTAGACGGTGACCACGCAGAACGTGGCGTGCCCGACGATCACCGAGAACATGCCCTTGCCGATCCCGAGGTCGCCCATCACCGAGCGCCAGGCGCTGTCCAGGGCGATCCCGGTGACGATGCCCGGCAGCGCGATCGGCAGCACGATCAGCAGCGAGACGGTGTCGCGGCCGAAGAAGGTGAAACGCTGACACGCGAACGCCACCATCGTGCCCAGCACCAAGGCGATCGCGGTCGCACCGAGCCCGGCCTTCACCGAGGTGAGCAGGGCCTGCCGGGCGCCGTCGTTCTGCCACGCGGCGGCCCACCAGCGGGTGGTGAGGTCGTGCGGCGGCCACGCGAACGTGCGGTCGCCGTTGAACGAGTTGACCAGGACCAGCAGCAGCGGCACGTAGATGAACACCAGGCCGAGGCCCATGGTGATCCGCAGGGCCCAGCGCGCGGTGGGGGAGAGGGTCACAGCTGCTCCAATGCGCCCGAGCGGCGGACCGCGACCAGGTAGATGACCATGACCAGGACCGGGATGGTCGCGATCGCGGCGGCGAACGGCAGGTTGTTCGCGGCGCCGATGTTGGCGTAGACGACGTTGCCGAGCAACTGGGTCTTGCCGCCGACGATCTGCACGGTGATGTAGTCGCCCAGCGACAGCGAGAACGTGAAGATCGAGCCGGCGAAGACCGACGGGATCAGGATCGGCAGCACGATGGTCCGGAACGTCCGCCCGGCGCGCGCGCCGAGATCGGCGGAGGCCTCCAGCAGCGAGTCCGGCAGGCGTTCCAGGCCGGCATAGACCGGCAGGATCATGTACGGCAGCCAGAGGTAGGACAGCACCAGGATGGTGGCGAACAGTCCGTAGCCGGGCCCGCTGCCCGGCCCACCGAGCAGCGTGTCGACCGGACCGCCGTTGGCCAGCAGGATCCGCCAGGCGTACGCCTTGACCAGGTAACTGGCCCACAGCGGGGTGAGGATCGCGATCACCAGCCAGTGCCGGGACCGCGCCGACGCGACCTTCGCCATGAAGAACGCCATCGGCACGGCGAGGACGACGCAGATGCCGGTGACCGCGGCCGCCACCCCGATGCTGCGCAGGGTGACGGCCCGGTAGACCTCCTCGGCGAGGATGGTCCGGAAGTTCGCCAGGGAGAACTCCCGGACCGTCTCGCCGGTGAAGCCGTTGACGGTCCAGAACGCTGACACCAGCAGCACCGCGAGCGCGCCGAGATAGGCGACGACCAGCCAGAGCAGTGGTGCGGAGAGCAGGGCGGCCAGCCGCAGGCGCGGGCGCCGGTGCAGGTATGAACCGAGAGTCGACACGCTATCCCTTGACGGTGGTCCAGGCCTGGGTCCAGGCCGAGTAGTCCTTGCAGGTCACATCGGTACGCCCGTCGAGGCACTGGGCGAGCGGGGTGGTCCAGTACCAGACCTGGTCGAAGTAGGCCTCGTCCTCGGCGTGGAACGTGTCGCAGTGGTTGGCATCCTTGGTCTCGGCGCAGGACAGCTTGTTCGACGGGGCCTCACCGAACCACTCGGCCACCCCGGCGTTCGCCTTCGGGCTGATGATGTGGTTCATCCAGAGGTACGCGCAGTTCGGGTGCTTCGCCTTCGCCGAGATCATCCAGGTGTCGGACCAGCCGGTCGCGCCCTCGGTCGGCAGCACCACCTCGACCGGCGCCTTGTCGGCCTTGGTGAGGTTCGCGATGACCTGCCACGTCGTGCCGAGCACCGAGTTGCCGGCCTTGAACGCCTGCACCTCCTTGGTGTAATCCGACCAGTACTCGCCGATCAGCTCGTTCTGCTGCTTGAGCAGGTCCACCGCCGCCTGGA is part of the Actinoplanes sp. NBC_00393 genome and harbors:
- a CDS encoding ABC transporter permease, translated to MTLSPTARWALRITMGLGLVFIYVPLLLVLVNSFNGDRTFAWPPHDLTTRWWAAAWQNDGARQALLTSVKAGLGATAIALVLGTMVAFACQRFTFFGRDTVSLLIVLPIALPGIVTGIALDSAWRSVMGDLGIGKGMFSVIVGHATFCVVTVYNNVLARLRRTGTNLEDASADLGASPWQTFRYITFPMIRTALLAGGLLAFALSFDEIIVTTFTAGPGVTTLPIWIFNNLFRPNQAPIVNVVAAVLIILSVIPVWLAQRLAGPEAGASRT
- a CDS encoding ABC transporter permease — encoded protein: MSTLGSYLHRRPRLRLAALLSAPLLWLVVAYLGALAVLLVSAFWTVNGFTGETVREFSLANFRTILAEEVYRAVTLRSIGVAAAVTGICVVLAVPMAFFMAKVASARSRHWLVIAILTPLWASYLVKAYAWRILLANGGPVDTLLGGPGSGPGYGLFATILVLSYLWLPYMILPVYAGLERLPDSLLEASADLGARAGRTFRTIVLPILIPSVFAGSIFTFSLSLGDYITVQIVGGKTQLLGNVVYANIGAANNLPFAAAIATIPVLVMVIYLVAVRRSGALEQL